The following proteins are co-located in the Palaemon carinicauda isolate YSFRI2023 chromosome 3, ASM3689809v2, whole genome shotgun sequence genome:
- the LOC137638663 gene encoding uncharacterized protein isoform X3 translates to MYRSTCETGPHKVHLEGELHKVHLEGELYCGSEEEGDSSKENSVLDENHTSSPLPTASKLPGGGGGGSPPGSAGRSPWGYTLTPKSGAGGQRLMSGMSLDLTNNSNMSISPSKQNVPWNDLSFAAEVLSPGFTGRVVRAAHVTSPRIVREGRRQYPTAQERYVRAGVMPNVRLGGRTKAVLTPKRTPTSPLIPLSRSPSAFSSSLSSDFLSSATPRMPDIRSVASVLEPVSTSSECVRDPTSVQAVVAALQQAQAGKGVKRGSCYMEAEDLSKRQRCSTPGTSSSSAGTIAMPVNYSRDYMEDNQNVAGNSHASVGNGGEKRALDLSPSQGNSQQISPENKRRCVLDPMHASLSSSRFLDFSRLQTSEATGGDSCVISPGPSERDLSDRSGSHTPQSTRGESWNSVAGGNGGTANTSRTSTPRNPTPPHHNHVITLEAYKAEKTKSQQRLKKMLGMLFHVNENEETASSKSGSSTPVTSVTIAKPASEPATSAPSTLVSILEDKGSSKTSLESSSSSSSNATVTAAEASKSEVTTTFTFSLKPASNAEKPSGDSEAKAKESSPTPTVESSDVSVEAVIKLPSAKASEGKQPSGDDSSTVAPPAELTVTTTEVVKKPSSLVDFLKTTAPPKTSSGVSDTVAANPLLQSQLSMPSPISVTLPTPISETNPLFNIPSQSSSTTTPSIEGFASTKAPDTSSGPASAGFTFSTSSNTKAPSLFSFGMSSSGASQPDTTASTVLETKPSTSPFVFGSGNAEKLPASTSVTPATSTSVKTSGGMSAAFTFGSTPVTSNEQSNPPPYPSTAAPTTPSFNMPSATTSSQSGIFAFGSVKTTASAPESSTPSISTVGNPSQNTTTPSMMFTFGASAQGPAKTSSSVVTTQQSTGLQALPFKDTALAMPSATSGFSFGASSAGTSASTGAMPQNVVSPSSGASTQQPSTFTFGQPMTSQVASSTTTSSGFNFSSTSQTTGAPSAPSVFQFGTTTTSSQDIKAPSNQLFPPAIGSTQPSATSSSSPFTFGSAATATSAPSPFSFGAPKTENSAPPAFGGATDPSTKPATQSSGFTFSSTPAATTNAFSSAAPSTTTNAFSSTTNTSTSSAGFNFGAATASSGFSFGGSNKPPATTTAPTVSPFSFGGATANKTSFGAPTTTTVSPFSFGSNAAPTPSFGSNPSQGFGAPTTGASTFGTATASFGSSTSSGAMPFGANNAFGASSATPSFGSSFGTGGNNAQAGTATSPFGGQTGSLTFGTSSSTPAFGGSGTTSGTPAFGGSGTTNGTPAFGGSGTTSGTPTFGGSGTTSGTPAFGGSGTTSGTPAFGGSGTTSVTPAFGGSGTTSGTPAFGGSGTTSSTPAFGGSGTASSTPAFGGSGTTTITPTFGASGNAASTTPAFGAPSSTPAAPTFGAPANGAPTFGGSSTTPAGSAFGGTPAPSFAPSFGSASTSTGTNSVSSPFQFGQGQANPPPTFGMGGGSPTGSGVFQFGTANAPSPFNAGVLNFGVSPMPGDAQNVFNVGNPNAGSRRPRNRASRRHR, encoded by the exons ATGTACCGGTCCACCTGTGAAACGGGCCCCCACAAGGTCCACCTCGAAGGGGAACTCCACAAGGTCCACCTCGAAGGGGAACTCTACTGCGGCAGCGAGGAGGAGGGCGACTCCTCCAAGGAGAACTCGGTCTTGGACGAAAATCATACCTCGTCGCCCCTCCCGACGGCGTCCAAATTacccggaggaggagggggcggGTCTCCCCCCGGGAGTGCAGGCAGGTCCCCCTGGGGCTACACCTTGACGCCTAAATCTGGCGCAGGAGGTCAGAGGCTAATGTCAGGCATGTCCCTTGATCTGACTAACAACTCCAACATGTCCATCTCGCCTTCGAAGCAGAATGTTCCGTGGAACGACCTCAG CTTTGCTGCCGAGGTATTAAGTCCTGGTTTTACGGGACGCGTCGTAAGGGCTGCTCACGTCACCAGTCCGAGGATTGTTCGTGAGGGGCGTCGGCAGTATCCAACAG CGCAAGAACGATATGTCAGAGCCGGCGTGATGCCAAACGTTCGCCTGGGAGGGCGGACTAAAGCCGTACTGACGCCCAAGAGGACGCCGACGTCTCCCTTAATACCCTTAAGTCGCTCGCCCTCggctttctcttcctctctttcgtCGGATTTCCTTTCTTCGGCAACTCCCAG GATGCCCGACATACGTTCAGTTGCCTCGGTGTTGGAGCCGGTCAGCACCAGTAGCGAGTGCGTCAGAGACCCCACGAGTGTTCAGGCTGTGGTCGCAGCGCTCCAGCAAGCTCAGGCGGGGAAGGGAGTGAAGAGAGGATCGTGCTACATG GAAGCAGAGGACCTCAGCAAGAGGCAGAGATGTAGCACACCAGGGACCAGTAGCAGCAGCGCAGGGACAATCGCCATGCCTGTGAATTATTCAAG GGACTACATGGAGGATAATCAGAACGTTGCTGGGAACAGCCACGCAAGCGTGGGAAACGGCGGAGAGAAGCGTGCTCTAGATTTAAGCCCTTCCCAGGGAAACTCCCAGCAGATCAGTCCCGAGAACAAACGTCGGTGCGTGCTGGATCCCATGCACGCCTCTCTGTCGTCGTCGAGGTTTCTGGATTTTTCGAGATTGCAG ACAAGCGAGGCCACAGGCGGAGACAGCTGCGTTATTAGTCCCGGCCCCTCCGAGAGGGACCTCTCCGATCGCTCCGGATCCCACACCCCGCAGAGCACGAGGGGCGAGAGCTGGAACAGCGTCGCGGGCGGAAATGGGGGTACGGCCAACACGTCGCGAACTTCTACTCCTCGAAACCCTACCCCTCCCCATCACAATCATGTCATAACCTTGGAAGCGTATAAAGCGGAGAAGACCAAGAGTCAGCAGAGACTGAAGAAGATGCTTGGCATGCTCTTCCATGTTAACG AAAACGAAGAGACCGCATCATCGAAATCTGGTAGTTCCACTCCCGTCACGAGTGTCACCATTGCCAAACCAGCTTCTGAACCTGCTACATCTGCTCCATCTACTCTGGTATCTATCCTGGAGGATAAAGGATCATCCAAAACAAGCCTGGAAAGCAGTTCCTCATCGTCGAGTAACGCAACGGTCACTGCAGCAGAAGCGAGCAAGAGCGAAGTTACGACTACATTTACCTTCTCTCTGAAACCAGCTTCAAATGCAGAGAAACCATCTGGGGATTCGGAGGCCAAAGCGAAGGAGTCGAGCCCGACGCCAACCGTTGAAAGTAGCGACGTGTCGGTCGAGGCAGTGATAAAGCTTCCGTCGGCCAAGGCAAGCGAGGGAAAACAACCATCCGGCGATGACTCTTCTACCGTCGCGCCACCCGCTGAGCTGACCGTAACGACGACCGAAGTGGTAAAGAAACCTTCGTCATTAGTTGATTTTCTCAAGACCACCGCACCACCAAAGACATCCTCGGGAGTTAGCGACACTGTTGCCGCAAATCCTCTTCTCCAGAGCCAGTTGTCCATGCCATCGCCGATATCCGTTACACTACCTACACCTATAAGTGAAACAAACCCCTTATTTAATATTCCAAGTCAATCCTCTTCAACTACTACACCCAGTATAGAAGGATTTGCATCTACTAAAGCGCCAGATACATCTAGTGGCCCAGCATCAGCCGGGTTCACTTTCTCCACGTCGTCGAATACGAAAGCACCGTCTCTCTTTAGTTTTGGCATGTCGTCGTCCGGTGCCTCACAGCCCGACACCACCGCCAGCACTGTGTTGGAGACGAAACCATCTACGTCACCTTTTGTATTTGGTTCTGGCAATGCAGAGAAATTACCAGCATCTACATCAGTAACACCAGCAACCAGCACCAGTGTGAAAACTTCTGGTGGGATGTCCGCTGCCTTTACATTCGGAAGCACGCCTGTCACAAGTAACGAACAGAGCAATCCACCGCCATATCCATCGACAGCTGCCCCAACTACCCCCAGCTTTAACATGCCCAGTGCCACTACTTCATCGCAAAGTGGGATTTTCGCTTTCGGTTCCGTGAAGACAACAGCTTCGGCTCCAGAGTCTTCTACTCCAAGTATTTCCACTGTTGGTAATCCTAGCCAGAATACTACCACTCCCAGCATGATGTTTACATTTGGTGCAAGTGCCCAAGGGCCTGCAAAAACTTCATCCTCGGTTGTTACAACTCAGCAATCAACCGGTCTGCAAGCGTTGCCCTTCAAAGACACGGCATTGGCCATGCCTTCGGCAACATCCGGCTTTTCTTTTGGTGCTTCGTCCGCAGGAACATCAGCATCCACCGGAGCAATGCCACAGAACGTCGTCTCGCCTTCATCCGGAGCCTCGACCCAACAGCCCAGCACATTTACCTTTGGCCAGCCGATGACCTCTCAGGTAGCCTCGTCGACGACTACTTCGTCTGGATTTAATTTCTCGTCTACCAGTCAGACTACTGGAGCTCCATCAGCACCGTCAGTATTCCAGTTTGGAACAACCACAACTTCCTCACAGGACATTAAGGCTCCCTCTAATCAGCTCTTCCCACCGGCTATTGGAAGTACCCAACCCAGTGCAACCTCCTCTTCGTCACCGTTTACATTCGGGTCGGCCGCAACGGCGACTTCGGCACCCTCTCCATTTTCGTTTGGTGCTCCTAAAACTGAAAACTCGGCTCCGCCGGCCTTTGGAGGCGCCACAGATCCTTCCACCAAACCAGCAACACAATCATCTGGCTTCACGTTTAGCTCTACCCCTGCAGCTACAACCAATGCCTTTAGCTCTGCTGCCCCTTCAACGACTACTAATGCCTTCAGCTCTACAACCAACACTTCCACTTCTTCCGCAGGTTTTAACTTTGGAGCGGCTACAGCATCATCTGGTTTTTCATTCGGTGGCTCCAACAAGCCGCCGGCAACCACCACAGCTCCTACTGTGAGTCCGTTTTCATTCGGTGGTGCTACCGCAAACAAGACTAGCTTTGGTGCACCGACTACCACAACGGTATCGCCTTTTAGCTTCGGCTCCAACGCAGCACCGACGCCTTCATTTGGTTCCAATCCTTCCCAGGGATTCGGTGCTCCGACGACCGGCGCATCCACGTTTGGTACTGCAACGGCAAGTTTTGGCAGCAGCACGAGTAGCGGCGCTATGCCGTTTGGCGCCAACAATGCCTTTGGTGCCAGTTCAGCCACGCCATCATTTGGTTCATCATTTGGAACGGGGGGAAACAACGCCCAGGCAGGCACAGCTACAAGTCCTTTCGGCGGTCAAACTGGGAGTTTGACATTTGGAACATCAAGCAGTACTCCTGCTTTTGGAGGATCGGGAACAACGAGCGGTACCCCTGCTTTCGGAGGCTCAGGAACAACGAACGGTACCCCTGCTTTTGGAGGATCAGGAACAACGAGCGGTACCCCCACTTTTGGAGGATCAGGAACAACGAGTGGTACCCCTGCTTTTGGAGGATCAGGAACAACGAGCGGTACCCCTGCTTTTGGAGGGTCAGGAACAACGAGCGTTACCCCTGCTTTTGGAGGATCAGGAACAACGAGTGGTACCCCTGCTTTTGGAGGGTCAGGAACAACGAGCAGTACCCCTGCTTTTGGAGGATCAGGAACAGCGAGCAGTACCCCTGCTTTTGGAGGATCGGGAACTACAACCATTACTCCTACTTTTGGAGCATCAGGTAATGCAGCATCTACTACACCAGCATTTGGAGCTCCCAGTTCTACTCCAGCAGCCCCAACCTTTGGTGCGCCAGCCAATGGTGCTCCGACATTCGGGGGTAGTTCTACAACTCCAGCTGGGAGCGCCTTCGGCGGAACGCCGGCTCCTTCCTTTGCTCCGTCATTTGGCTCTGCTTCTACGAGCACGGGGACCAACAGCGTATCATCCCCTTTCCAGTTTGGGCAAGGTCAGGCAAACCCTCCTCCGACCTTTGGCATGGGCGGAGGGTCTCCCACGGGAAGCGGAGTGTTCCAGTTTGGCACTGCTAATGCGCCTTCGCCGTTTAATGCAG GGGTGTTAAATTTTGGTGTGTCGCCAATGCCGGGAGACGCTCAAAACGTTTTCAATGTCG GAAACCCCAACGCAGGATCACGGAGACCCAGGAACCGTGCCTCGAGACGTCACCGTTAA
- the LOC137638663 gene encoding uncharacterized protein isoform X2 yields MYRSTCETGPHKVHLEGELHKVHLEGELYCGSEEEGDSSKENSVLDENHTSSPLPTASKLPGGGGGGSPPGSAGRSPWGYTLTPKSGAGGQRLMSGMSLDLTNNSNMSISPSKQNVPWNDLSFAAEVLSPGFTGRVVRAAHVTSPRIVREGRRQYPTAQERYVRAGVMPNVRLGGRTKAVLTPKRTPTSPLIPLSRSPSAFSSSLSSDFLSSATPRMPDIRSVASVLEPVSTSSECVRDPTSVQAVVAALQQAQAGKGVKRGSCYMEAEDLSKRQRCSTPGTSSSSAGTIAMPVNYSRDYMEDNQNVAGNSHASVGNGGEKRALDLSPSQGNSQQISPENKRRCVLDPMHASLSSSRFLDFSRLQGSGRDTPYSMYESRHDTDSESNRSVDSGQSKASEQSLHQQTSEATGGDSCVISPGPSERDLSDRSGSHTPQSTRGESWNSVAGGNGGTANTSRTSTPRNPTPPHHNHVITLEAYKAEKTKSQQRLKKMLGMLFHVNENEETASSKSGSSTPVTSVTIAKPASEPATSAPSTLVSILEDKGSSKTSLESSSSSSSNATVTAAEASKSEVTTTFTFSLKPASNAEKPSGDSEAKAKESSPTPTVESSDVSVEAVIKLPSAKASEGKQPSGDDSSTVAPPAELTVTTTEVVKKPSSLVDFLKTTAPPKTSSGVSDTVAANPLLQSQLSMPSPISVTLPTPISETNPLFNIPSQSSSTTTPSIEGFASTKAPDTSSGPASAGFTFSTSSNTKAPSLFSFGMSSSGASQPDTTASTVLETKPSTSPFVFGSGNAEKLPASTSVTPATSTSVKTSGGMSAAFTFGSTPVTSNEQSNPPPYPSTAAPTTPSFNMPSATTSSQSGIFAFGSVKTTASAPESSTPSISTVGNPSQNTTTPSMMFTFGASAQGPAKTSSSVVTTQQSTGLQALPFKDTALAMPSATSGFSFGASSAGTSASTGAMPQNVVSPSSGASTQQPSTFTFGQPMTSQVASSTTTSSGFNFSSTSQTTGAPSAPSVFQFGTTTTSSQDIKAPSNQLFPPAIGSTQPSATSSSSPFTFGSAATATSAPSPFSFGAPKTENSAPPAFGGATDPSTKPATQSSGFTFSSTPAATTNAFSSAAPSTTTNAFSSTTNTSTSSAGFNFGAATASSGFSFGGSNKPPATTTAPTVSPFSFGGATANKTSFGAPTTTTVSPFSFGSNAAPTPSFGSNPSQGFGAPTTGASTFGTATASFGSSTSSGAMPFGANNAFGASSATPSFGSSFGTGGNNAQAGTATSPFGGQTGSLTFGTSSSTPAFGGSGTTSGTPAFGGSGTTNGTPAFGGSGTTSGTPTFGGSGTTSGTPAFGGSGTTSGTPAFGGSGTTSVTPAFGGSGTTSGTPAFGGSGTTSSTPAFGGSGTASSTPAFGGSGTTTITPTFGASGNAASTTPAFGAPSSTPAAPTFGAPANGAPTFGGSSTTPAGSAFGGTPAPSFAPSFGSASTSTGTNSVSSPFQFGQGQANPPPTFGMGGGSPTGSGVFQFGTANAPSPFNAGNPNAGSRRPRNRASRRHR; encoded by the exons ATGTACCGGTCCACCTGTGAAACGGGCCCCCACAAGGTCCACCTCGAAGGGGAACTCCACAAGGTCCACCTCGAAGGGGAACTCTACTGCGGCAGCGAGGAGGAGGGCGACTCCTCCAAGGAGAACTCGGTCTTGGACGAAAATCATACCTCGTCGCCCCTCCCGACGGCGTCCAAATTacccggaggaggagggggcggGTCTCCCCCCGGGAGTGCAGGCAGGTCCCCCTGGGGCTACACCTTGACGCCTAAATCTGGCGCAGGAGGTCAGAGGCTAATGTCAGGCATGTCCCTTGATCTGACTAACAACTCCAACATGTCCATCTCGCCTTCGAAGCAGAATGTTCCGTGGAACGACCTCAG CTTTGCTGCCGAGGTATTAAGTCCTGGTTTTACGGGACGCGTCGTAAGGGCTGCTCACGTCACCAGTCCGAGGATTGTTCGTGAGGGGCGTCGGCAGTATCCAACAG CGCAAGAACGATATGTCAGAGCCGGCGTGATGCCAAACGTTCGCCTGGGAGGGCGGACTAAAGCCGTACTGACGCCCAAGAGGACGCCGACGTCTCCCTTAATACCCTTAAGTCGCTCGCCCTCggctttctcttcctctctttcgtCGGATTTCCTTTCTTCGGCAACTCCCAG GATGCCCGACATACGTTCAGTTGCCTCGGTGTTGGAGCCGGTCAGCACCAGTAGCGAGTGCGTCAGAGACCCCACGAGTGTTCAGGCTGTGGTCGCAGCGCTCCAGCAAGCTCAGGCGGGGAAGGGAGTGAAGAGAGGATCGTGCTACATG GAAGCAGAGGACCTCAGCAAGAGGCAGAGATGTAGCACACCAGGGACCAGTAGCAGCAGCGCAGGGACAATCGCCATGCCTGTGAATTATTCAAG GGACTACATGGAGGATAATCAGAACGTTGCTGGGAACAGCCACGCAAGCGTGGGAAACGGCGGAGAGAAGCGTGCTCTAGATTTAAGCCCTTCCCAGGGAAACTCCCAGCAGATCAGTCCCGAGAACAAACGTCGGTGCGTGCTGGATCCCATGCACGCCTCTCTGTCGTCGTCGAGGTTTCTGGATTTTTCGAGATTGCAG GGAAGCGGTCGAGACACTCCTTATTCTATGTACGAATCGAGGCATGACACGGACTCTGAGAGCAATAGGAGTGTCGATTCTGGTCAGTCGAAAGCTTCCGAGCAGTCCTTACACCAGCAG ACAAGCGAGGCCACAGGCGGAGACAGCTGCGTTATTAGTCCCGGCCCCTCCGAGAGGGACCTCTCCGATCGCTCCGGATCCCACACCCCGCAGAGCACGAGGGGCGAGAGCTGGAACAGCGTCGCGGGCGGAAATGGGGGTACGGCCAACACGTCGCGAACTTCTACTCCTCGAAACCCTACCCCTCCCCATCACAATCATGTCATAACCTTGGAAGCGTATAAAGCGGAGAAGACCAAGAGTCAGCAGAGACTGAAGAAGATGCTTGGCATGCTCTTCCATGTTAACG AAAACGAAGAGACCGCATCATCGAAATCTGGTAGTTCCACTCCCGTCACGAGTGTCACCATTGCCAAACCAGCTTCTGAACCTGCTACATCTGCTCCATCTACTCTGGTATCTATCCTGGAGGATAAAGGATCATCCAAAACAAGCCTGGAAAGCAGTTCCTCATCGTCGAGTAACGCAACGGTCACTGCAGCAGAAGCGAGCAAGAGCGAAGTTACGACTACATTTACCTTCTCTCTGAAACCAGCTTCAAATGCAGAGAAACCATCTGGGGATTCGGAGGCCAAAGCGAAGGAGTCGAGCCCGACGCCAACCGTTGAAAGTAGCGACGTGTCGGTCGAGGCAGTGATAAAGCTTCCGTCGGCCAAGGCAAGCGAGGGAAAACAACCATCCGGCGATGACTCTTCTACCGTCGCGCCACCCGCTGAGCTGACCGTAACGACGACCGAAGTGGTAAAGAAACCTTCGTCATTAGTTGATTTTCTCAAGACCACCGCACCACCAAAGACATCCTCGGGAGTTAGCGACACTGTTGCCGCAAATCCTCTTCTCCAGAGCCAGTTGTCCATGCCATCGCCGATATCCGTTACACTACCTACACCTATAAGTGAAACAAACCCCTTATTTAATATTCCAAGTCAATCCTCTTCAACTACTACACCCAGTATAGAAGGATTTGCATCTACTAAAGCGCCAGATACATCTAGTGGCCCAGCATCAGCCGGGTTCACTTTCTCCACGTCGTCGAATACGAAAGCACCGTCTCTCTTTAGTTTTGGCATGTCGTCGTCCGGTGCCTCACAGCCCGACACCACCGCCAGCACTGTGTTGGAGACGAAACCATCTACGTCACCTTTTGTATTTGGTTCTGGCAATGCAGAGAAATTACCAGCATCTACATCAGTAACACCAGCAACCAGCACCAGTGTGAAAACTTCTGGTGGGATGTCCGCTGCCTTTACATTCGGAAGCACGCCTGTCACAAGTAACGAACAGAGCAATCCACCGCCATATCCATCGACAGCTGCCCCAACTACCCCCAGCTTTAACATGCCCAGTGCCACTACTTCATCGCAAAGTGGGATTTTCGCTTTCGGTTCCGTGAAGACAACAGCTTCGGCTCCAGAGTCTTCTACTCCAAGTATTTCCACTGTTGGTAATCCTAGCCAGAATACTACCACTCCCAGCATGATGTTTACATTTGGTGCAAGTGCCCAAGGGCCTGCAAAAACTTCATCCTCGGTTGTTACAACTCAGCAATCAACCGGTCTGCAAGCGTTGCCCTTCAAAGACACGGCATTGGCCATGCCTTCGGCAACATCCGGCTTTTCTTTTGGTGCTTCGTCCGCAGGAACATCAGCATCCACCGGAGCAATGCCACAGAACGTCGTCTCGCCTTCATCCGGAGCCTCGACCCAACAGCCCAGCACATTTACCTTTGGCCAGCCGATGACCTCTCAGGTAGCCTCGTCGACGACTACTTCGTCTGGATTTAATTTCTCGTCTACCAGTCAGACTACTGGAGCTCCATCAGCACCGTCAGTATTCCAGTTTGGAACAACCACAACTTCCTCACAGGACATTAAGGCTCCCTCTAATCAGCTCTTCCCACCGGCTATTGGAAGTACCCAACCCAGTGCAACCTCCTCTTCGTCACCGTTTACATTCGGGTCGGCCGCAACGGCGACTTCGGCACCCTCTCCATTTTCGTTTGGTGCTCCTAAAACTGAAAACTCGGCTCCGCCGGCCTTTGGAGGCGCCACAGATCCTTCCACCAAACCAGCAACACAATCATCTGGCTTCACGTTTAGCTCTACCCCTGCAGCTACAACCAATGCCTTTAGCTCTGCTGCCCCTTCAACGACTACTAATGCCTTCAGCTCTACAACCAACACTTCCACTTCTTCCGCAGGTTTTAACTTTGGAGCGGCTACAGCATCATCTGGTTTTTCATTCGGTGGCTCCAACAAGCCGCCGGCAACCACCACAGCTCCTACTGTGAGTCCGTTTTCATTCGGTGGTGCTACCGCAAACAAGACTAGCTTTGGTGCACCGACTACCACAACGGTATCGCCTTTTAGCTTCGGCTCCAACGCAGCACCGACGCCTTCATTTGGTTCCAATCCTTCCCAGGGATTCGGTGCTCCGACGACCGGCGCATCCACGTTTGGTACTGCAACGGCAAGTTTTGGCAGCAGCACGAGTAGCGGCGCTATGCCGTTTGGCGCCAACAATGCCTTTGGTGCCAGTTCAGCCACGCCATCATTTGGTTCATCATTTGGAACGGGGGGAAACAACGCCCAGGCAGGCACAGCTACAAGTCCTTTCGGCGGTCAAACTGGGAGTTTGACATTTGGAACATCAAGCAGTACTCCTGCTTTTGGAGGATCGGGAACAACGAGCGGTACCCCTGCTTTCGGAGGCTCAGGAACAACGAACGGTACCCCTGCTTTTGGAGGATCAGGAACAACGAGCGGTACCCCCACTTTTGGAGGATCAGGAACAACGAGTGGTACCCCTGCTTTTGGAGGATCAGGAACAACGAGCGGTACCCCTGCTTTTGGAGGGTCAGGAACAACGAGCGTTACCCCTGCTTTTGGAGGATCAGGAACAACGAGTGGTACCCCTGCTTTTGGAGGGTCAGGAACAACGAGCAGTACCCCTGCTTTTGGAGGATCAGGAACAGCGAGCAGTACCCCTGCTTTTGGAGGATCGGGAACTACAACCATTACTCCTACTTTTGGAGCATCAGGTAATGCAGCATCTACTACACCAGCATTTGGAGCTCCCAGTTCTACTCCAGCAGCCCCAACCTTTGGTGCGCCAGCCAATGGTGCTCCGACATTCGGGGGTAGTTCTACAACTCCAGCTGGGAGCGCCTTCGGCGGAACGCCGGCTCCTTCCTTTGCTCCGTCATTTGGCTCTGCTTCTACGAGCACGGGGACCAACAGCGTATCATCCCCTTTCCAGTTTGGGCAAGGTCAGGCAAACCCTCCTCCGACCTTTGGCATGGGCGGAGGGTCTCCCACGGGAAGCGGAGTGTTCCAGTTTGGCACTGCTAATGCGCCTTCGCCGTTTAATGCAG GAAACCCCAACGCAGGATCACGGAGACCCAGGAACCGTGCCTCGAGACGTCACCGTTAA